The following DNA comes from Streptomyces globosus.
TTTCTCCCTCTCACTACCTGCAACGATGCGCCTTCCCCTGCAGTTCCAAATCTATTCACCCAAGGGTTGGTCTGTCTGTGCAAACGGCGGGATTCGTACGAACGCCCCATGCGGAGCGGCCACCACGGCCGCCCCCTGCGCCTCGCCCAGGCCCGCCCCCGCGAGGGCCCGCGCCGCCTCGGCGAGCGTCGCCCCCGTCGTCGCCACGTCGTCGACCAGCACGATCCGCGCCCCGGCCGCAAGACGCCCCGCGCCCCGGCACACCCCGAGCGCCCCGGCCAGGTTCGCCCGCCGCTCCCGGGCACCCAGCCCGGCCTGGTCGGCCACCGGCCGCACCTGCCGCAGTACGGGCGCCACCCGCGCGGCCACCCCGGCCCGCCGCAGCCGCCCCGCCGCGGCCAGCGCGGTGCGCCGCACCGGATCGTGCCCCCGCGCCCGTACCTGCGCCCGCGCCGACGGCACGGGGACCAGCACCACCCCGGGTGCCGCCCCGGCCGCAGACTGCGGCAGCGCCGCGCGGACCGCCCAGGCCAGCGCCCCGCCGAGCGGCCCGGCCAGCGGCAGCGCCCCGCGCTCCTTGTGGGCGAGCAGCACGGCCCGTACGGGGCCCCCGTACGCGGCGGCCGCGTACACCGCGGGCAGCCCCGGCGGGCAGCCCGCCGGAACGACCCGGCCGGCCGGGCCCGCGGCGAGCGCCCGCGCGCATGCCGCGCACAGCACCTCCCGCGCCGCCCCGCAGCCCGCGCAGCACGGCGGCAGGACCAGGCCCGACAGCTCCCGCCACCACGCGCGCATGCCTCCACGGTGCCGGGCAGGACGCCGCTCCGCCACCCCTGTGGACAACGGGACCGGTCAGCCGGTCAGCCCGTCAGCCCGGGTACACCGGGGCCCGGCCGAGCGCGATCGTGCGCCACTGCGCGCCCGGCGGCAGCCACACGATGCCGTCGTCCTCGGACCAGGCCACGACCGGCTTCTTGTCGTCGTCCGCGGCGGCCACCGCGATCAGCCCGGTCGCCCCCGGCAGGCTCGCCGCGACCATCGAGCCGTCCGCCAGCATCGAGCGGGCCTGCACGACGCCGCCCTTCTCCCGGCCCACCACGAGCAGCCGCCCGCGCGGCGCCCAGCTCAGCGCCGTGACGTCGGCCATCTGCGGGGCCGCCGGGCGCAGTTCCCGCACCGTCACCGGCGGCGCGGCCGCCACCGCGGGCTTGCCGCCCTCGGGCCGCTCGATGCGCCCGATGTAGAGGCTCTTGAGGTTGCCCTTCTGCACCAGCAGCGCGAGGCGCACCCCGTCCGGGGCGGCCCTCACGGCGGTGATCCGGCCGTCCAGCCCGGCCACCTCGACCTTCTGCGCGACGGAGGTCCCCGCCGGCACCCGGTACAGGGCCGGCGCCTGCGGGTCCTGGTCGGCGACCCACACGTCGCCGGCCGCGTCGAAGCTGGGCGTGCTCAGCCCGTTCGGCTTGGCGCCCTTGGCGGTGAGCACCGGCGCCGGCATCGGCCCGGCAGTCGTCAGGTTGACCAGGTACATGCCCCGGCCGTCCTCGGAGACCGCGGCCGCCCGCTTCTCGTCGTACGAGACCGCGGCCGAGGCGGCCTTGAACGCCGGGCTGCCCGACAGCGGGCCCGGCACGGGCTCGGCCCGGTACTGCTGGTCCTCGCTGTTGACGTCGAGCTTCATCCGCACGAAGCGGCTCTCGGCGTCGACGTAGTACTGGTAGTCGGGGCTCGGCACGCGGTGCGCGATGGCCGAGGCGCCCGCGTCCGTCACCGAGCACAGCAGGGAGCGGTCGGAGCGCAGCAGCTCCACCCGCTCCAGCCGGGACGCCGCCAGTTCCTTGACGGTGAACAGCATTTGCGTGGCCATCTTCTGGCACTGCGGCTGCGCGACGTCGTCGACCTTCCGGTTCAGCGGCACACGCAGGACGTTCTGCCCGTCGGTGGCGAGGGACTTGGTGCCCTCGCGCAGCTCCGTCCCCGTCGGGAAGCTCGAAGTGACCACCGGCCCCAGCCACTTGGACGGCCCGGCGAGCAGCGACTGCACCGTCTGCGTCGTGGGGTCCATCCGCGAGTCCGGGTCGCTGCGCTGGCGTACGTACACCGGGTCGGCGACGAGGGTCCCCCCGGCGAAGTAGTACTTGTTCACCGGCATGTAGATGCGCTGGAAGTCCGACTCGCTGAGGACGAGGCTCGCCGGCGGGGTCTGGATCCGCCACTGCTTGTTCTCCTGCACGAGCTGCAGGGTCTCCTCGTAGCGGCTGTCCTCGGGGGCCGGCTGGTACGCGCTGCGCTCGTCCACGGTCGCGAGGCGCTTGCCGGCCATCTTGAAGCGGGGCCCCGGGCCGTCCTTGTCGCCGGGCAGGGAGAAGCGGTCGATGCCCGCCGACAGCACGGTGACGCCCGTGCTGGGCCGCCACGTCCGCGCCGCGTCCTCGGTGAGGTACTTCCGGGCGGTCTGCAGCTGCGGGTCGTCGCTGGTCATGGCCTCCAGGAAGCCGTCGACGATCTCGGTCGGGCCCGCCTTGTCGGCCGGCGGCACACCGAAGACCCGCACCTGCGAGTCCACGCCCTGCGAGGCCCGCACCTCGCGGATCTCGCCGCTGACCGGCATGGACGCGCAGCCGGCCAGCAGCAGCACGCCCGCGCCGAGCGCGCAGGCGCGGGCGGCCGCCGGCCGGCGCCCGGTGCGGGCGCCGCCGCGCCCCGCGGGCGGCCCGGCCTCGGCTCGTACGGGCTCTGCGCCCACCGGCTCAGCGTCCACCTGCTCCATCCTCCTGTGCTGCCTGGTCGGCGGGGCGGGCCACGACGCGGGCACCGCTGCCGGGCAGGGCCGTCGGGTCGGCCGGCACCGGCACGGCCCCGCCGACCGGCGGCCGGGGCGGTATCGCCGAGCGGTCGGTGCGCGCGGGCGCCTGCGCCTGCGGCCCCTTCGGCCGGTCGGCAGCGCCGGCCGCGGCGCGGGCCCGGTTGGCCCGCGAGTCCTCGGGCTCCAGCGGGATCGGGGAGCCGCGCAGCGGCTCGTCGGCGGTCCGCGGCAGCGTCAGCCGGAACTGGGAGCCGCCGCCGGGCTCGCCCCAGGCCTGGAGCCAGCCGCCGTGCAGGCGGGCGTCCTCGACGGCGATGGACAGGCCCAGGCCGGTGCCGCCGGTGGTGCGGGCGCGGGCCGGGTCGGCCCGCCAGAAGCGGTTGAAGACACGGGTCGCCTCGCCGGGCTTGAGGCCGACGCCGTAGTCCCGTACGGCGATGGCGACGGCGCCGCCCGCGGAGGCGAGGCGCACCACCACGTCGCGGCCCTCGCCGTGCTCGACGGCGTTGACGACGAGGTTGCGCAGGACGCGCTCCACGCGCCGGGCGTCGGCCTCGGCGATGACCGGCTGGGTGTCGCCCAGCACCCGGATCCGGGTGCCCTTGTGCTCGGCGAGCGGCTCGGCGCCCTCGACGACCCGGTGGACGACGTCGCGCAGGTCGATCGGCTCGGCCTCCAGCGCGGCGGCGCCCGCGTCGAAGCGGCTGATCTCCAGGAGGTCGGCCAGCAGCGACTCGAAGCGGTCGAGCTGCCCGGCGAGGAGTTCCGCGGAGCGGGCGGTGACCGGGTCGAAGTCGACGCGGGCGTCGTGGATGACGTCGGCGGCCATCCGCACGGTGGTCAGCGGGGTCCGCAGCTCGTGCGAGACGTCGGAGACGAACCGGCGCTGCATCCGCGACAGCTCCTCCAGCTGCTGGATCTTGCCCTGGAGGCTCTGCGCCATCTTGTTGAAGGCCTCGCCGAGGCGGGCGATGTCGTCCTCGCCGGTGACCTTCATCCGCTCCTGCAGCCGCCCGGCCGACAGCCGCTCGGCGATGCCCGCGGCCATCCGCACCGGGGTGACGATCTGCCGGACCACGAGCCAGGCGATGGCGCTGAGCAGCACGACGACGAACAGGCCGGCGGTGGCGATGGTCGACTTGACCAGGTTCAGCGACTCCTCCTCCTGCGTCAGCGGGAAGAGGTAGTACAGGTCGTAGGGGTCGCCGTTGATGTCGGTGAGCCGCTTCCCGACGACCAGCGCGGGCTCGGGGTCCTTGTCGCCGGCCCCGGCCGTGTACTTGATCTGCGAGAACGTCTTGAACGTGCCGGTGGCGTGGTTCACGGCGTGCCGCAGCGCCGGCGGGACGCTCGCGGTCGGGTCGACGTTGCCGGAGGCGCGGGCGCCCTTGACGCCGGATGCGCCGGGACCGCCGGGCCGGCCGACGCCGCCCGCGGCAGGGCCGCCCGGGGCGCCCGTGCCGACGCCGAGCGCGACCACCTCGAAGGCTGTCTGGCCGCCGCTCGCGAGCTGCTTGACCAGCGAGTTCATCCAGGTACTGGCGTCCCGGCCGACCTTGTTGTCGGTGGCGTCGGGGCCGTCGACCGTCGCCGGGGTGTTCGCCTTCTCCTGCGCGACGGCGAAGCCGCCCGCGGCCTGGCTCTGCGCCGCCTCCTCCTTCGCCTCGAGAAGGCCCGTGCTGACCTGCGCGATGACGACGACGCCGAGCGCGAGCACGACGGTCAGCGACATCAGCATGGTCGCGGCGACGACCCGCAGCTGGATGTTGCGCCGCCACAGCCGGACAGCCGGAAGCAGCGGCCGCCGTACGAGGCGTACGAGCAGCCGCAGCACGGGACCGCCGGGCGCTCCGTCCTGGAGCAGCCGGCCGCCCCGCAGGGCCCCCCAGCGGGAGCCGCCCCGCGGCCTGCCGGACATCACGTCAGCTCGGTCCTGCCTTGTAGCCGACACCGCGCACCGTCACGACGATCTCGGGGCGCTCCGGATCCTTCTCGACCTTGGAGCGCAGGCGCTGGACGTGCACGTTGACCAGGCGGGTGTCCGCCGCGTGCCGGTAGCCCCACACCTGCTCCAGCAGCACCTCGCGGGTGAAGACCTGCCAGGGCTTGCGGGCGAGCGCGACCAGCAGGTCGAACTCCAGCGGCGTCAGCGCGATCGAGCTGCCGTCGCGCTTGACGGAGTGCCCGGCCACGTCGATCACGAGGTCGCCGATGGTCAGCTGCTCCGGAGCCGGCTCCTCCGAGCGGCGCAGGCGCGCCCGGATGCGGGCCACCAGCTCCTTCGGCTTGAACGGCTTGACGATGTAGTCGTCGGCCCCGGACTCCAGGCCCACCACGACGTCCACCGTGTCGCTCTTCGCCGTGAGCATCACGATCGGCACCCCGGACTCGGCCCGGATGAGCCGGCAGACCTCTATGCCGTCCCTCCCGGGCAGCATCAGGTCCAGCAGCACCAGGTCCGGTTTGACCTCCCGGAAGGCAGCCAGTGCCTTGTCGCCGTCCGCTACGAACGACGGCTCGAAACCTTCACCACGCAACACGATGCCGAGCATCTCGGCCAGTGCGGTGTCGTCGTCGACGACAAGGACGCGTCCCTTCATGCTTGACATCATCCCATTAGCCAATCGTTACCAGGCGGTGAGCTGCCCCACAGCCAGAATGGCCGGAAACCGCCCCTCGGCCCCGTGTGGAGATCACATCGCCCAGTCTGCCCCGGATCAGGGTGACAATTGAACCCGCAGGCGGCCCGGTACGGCGGGGGACGGCCCGCCCGCACGCTGTTCCCACGTGGCACGATGGCAGCCGACCAGCGCCCCCGCCCCCGGCAGGCACACGTGAAGGAGCGACGATGAACGACTCTCCGGGCTGGGCCGCGCCCGGATCCTCTCCGTCCGACGGCGAGCGGCCCGGCGCACCCGACTCCCCCGGGCCCGGCTCCGACGCCCGGCCCCCCGCAGAAGGCCGCAAGTGGGCCGAGCGCCAGCCGCCTCCCGGCGACTGGCAGAGCCCCGGCGCCCCGCAGACCCCCGAGCCCCCGGCCGGCCCGCAGCAGCCCGCGCCCGGCGGCTGGAACCGCGGCGGCACCGGCCCCGGCAGCCCGTACGGCTACCCCGGCGGCCCCGGCCGGTGGGGCAAGCCCCCGGCCGCCAAGCCCGGCGTCATCCCGCTGCGCCCCCTCGACATGGGCGAGATCCTCGACGGCGCCGTCGCCACCATGCGACGCCACTGGCGCTCCGTCTTCGCGATCACCCTCGTCATCGCCACGGTCGTCCAGATCACCGACGTCCTGCTGAAGAAGTACGCCTTCCCGGCCGTCCCCGTGATGAGCGAGGAGCCGGACCTGCAGGAGCTCGTCGACTCGCTCACCGACACGCTCCTGTCGAGCCTGGGCACCGCCTTCGTCCAGTTCATCGCCGGAATCCTGGCGACCGCCCTGCTCACCATGGTCTTCAGCCGGGCCGTCATCGGCCGCGCCTCGTCCGTCGGCGAGGCCTGGCGCGACGCCCGCCCGCAGCTGCCGCGCCTGGCCGGCCTGGCCCTGGCCATCGGCCTGGGCGCCGCCGCCCTCGCCACCGTGCTGCTCCTGCCGGGCATCCTCACCCGGAGCACCGGCCTGCTCCTGCTCGGCGGGCTCGCCGCCCTGCCGCTGCTGCTCTGGCTCGCGATCAAGTTCACGCTGGCCTCGCCGGCGCTGATGCTGGAGAAGTCCGGCATCGTCACGGCCCTGCGCCGCTCCTCCAGGCTCGTCCGGGGCTCCTGGTGGCGGATCTTCGGCATCACGGCCCTGACCGCGATCATCACGCTCGTCGTGTCGTTCGTGATCCTGACGCCGATCAGCGCCCTGGCGCTGGTCATCGCCGGCGGCCTCGACGGCTTCGACCAGCAGACCCTGGCCACCAGCTGGCCGTTCCTGGTCATCTCCGGCATCGGCGCGGTCATCGTGCAGACGGTCACCATCCCGATGCAGGCCGGCGTCACCGTCCTCCTGTACGTCGACCAGCGCATCCGCCGCGAGGCCCTCGACCTGGAGCTGGCCCGCGCCGCCGGCCTGCACGAGTACGGCACGGACCCCGCGGCCCCGCCCACGGCCGGCTAGCCGCCCGTGGCGAGCAGGGGGGACCTCATCGCGGGCGCGGCGGCCGGGGAGACGCCGCCGGTCACGACACCTCGCGGCCCGGCCCGCGAGGCGGCCGAACGGGAACTGTCCGACCCGGCCTACCACCAGAACGACCCCGGGCTGCTGCGGCGCGCCCTGGACGCCTTCTGGGAGTGGCTCGGCGACCTCTTCGACCGGGCCGGCGCGGCCGCCCCCGGCGGCACCGCCGGCCTGGCCGCGGCGGCCGCCCTGGCCGTCCTCGCCGCGGCCGCCCTGTGGTGGCGGCTCGGCACACCGCGCCGGACCTCCGCCGGCGCGGCCGCCCTGTTCGCCGACGGCCCGCGCAGCGCCGCCGACCACCGCACCGCCGCCGAGGCCCACGCCGCGGCGGCCCGCTGGAACGAGGCCGTCCAGGAGCGCATGCGGGCCGTCGTCCGCTCCCTGGAGGAGCGCGCCCTCCTCGACCCGCGCCCCGGCCGCACCGCCGACGAGGCCGCCGCCGCGGCAGCGCCCGCCCTCCCCGGCCACGCCGACGCGCTGCGCGCCGCGGCCCGCACCTTCGACGACGTCGCCTACGGCGGCCGCACCGCCGACGCCGCCGCCTACGGCCGCCTCCGCGACCTCGACCTGGCCCTGGCCGAAACCCGGCCCCGCCTGACGGGCGGCCCGGCATGACCGCCGCCGCCCCGCGCCCGGCCTCCCCGCCCGAGCCCGCCGGCGGCACGTTCCGCCCGGCCGCGACACCGGCCGCGGTGTGGCGCCGCGCCCGCGGCCTGCTCCTCGCCCTCGCCGTCCTGATCACCGCGGGCGTCGTCCTCGCCGCCCTGGACCCGGGCGGCCGCCACGGCCGCCTCGACCCCCGCTCCGCGGACCCCTCGGGCACCCGGGCCGTCGCCGCGCTGCTCCGGGACCGCGGCGTGAGCACCCGTATCGTCACGACGGCGGACGCCGCCGCGGGCGCGGCCGGCCCCGGCACCACCCTGCTGGTCGCCCGCCCCGACCTGCTCGGCCCGCAGGCACGCGGCACGATCCGCTCCGCCGCCGACCTGTCCGGCGGCCGCACCGTCCTCCTGGCCCCGGGAGGCACCGCCCTGCGCGACCTCGCGCCCGCGGTGCACACCGCCGGCGCCTCCCGCACCGACACCCCCGCCCCCGACTGCGCGCTGCCCGCCGCCCGCACCGCGGGCCGCGCCGACACGGGTGGCGGCCTGCGGTACACGACGACGGCCGCGGGCGCGGCCGCCTGCTACCCGGACGGCGGCCGCCCGACCCTGCTCGTCCTGCCGTCGGCGACCGCGGGCGGCGACACCGTCGTCGCCGGCTCCGCCGCCTTCCTCCTCAACGAGGACCTGGCCCGCGAGGGCAACGCCTCCCTGGCCCTGCACCTGCTCGGCAGCCGCCCCGAACTCGTCTGGTACCTGCCCTCGCCCGCCGAGCTGCGGGACGGCGCGGGCGGCGACACCGCCCTCACCGACCTGATCCCGGCGGGCTGGCACTGGGCGCTCCTCCAGCTGCTGATCGCCGCCGTCCTGGCCGCCCTGTGGCGGGCCCGCCGCCTCGGCCCGCTCGTCACCGAACGCCTCCCCGTCGCGGTCCGCGCCTCGGAGGCCACCGAGGGCCGCGCCCGCCTCTACCGCAGGGCCGCCGCCCGGGAGCGCGCGGCGACGGTGCTGCGGGCCGCCGCCCGGGAGCGCCTCGCCGCCCTCGTGGGCGTACCGAAGTCCGGCTGCCACGACCCGGCGGTCCTCGTGCCGGCCGTGTCGGCGCGCGCTTCCGGCCCGGACCGGGACGCAGCGGCCCTGCTCTTCGGCCTCCCGCCCGCAACGGACGCGGCACTCGTCGCGCTCGCCGACCACCTCGACGCCCTCGAAAGAGAGGTCCGCTCCTCATGACGGCCACCACGGACAGCGCCCGCTCCGCCCTGGAGGCGATCCGCACCGAGATCGGCAAGGCCGTCGTGGGCCAGGACCCGGCGGTCACCGGTCTCGTCGTCGCCCTCCTGTGCCGCGGCCACGTCCTGCTGGAGGGCGTCCCGGGCGTCGCGAAGACCCTGCTGGTACGGGCCCTGGCGGCCTCCCTCGACCTCGGCACGAAACGCGTCCAGTTCACCCCGGACCTGATGCCGAGCGACGTGACGGGCTCGCTGGTCTACGACGCCCGCACCGCCGAGTTCTCCTTCCAGGAGGGCCCGGTCTTCACGAACCTGCTCCTCGCCGACGAGATCA
Coding sequences within:
- the mtrA gene encoding two-component system response regulator MtrA; its protein translation is MMSSMKGRVLVVDDDTALAEMLGIVLRGEGFEPSFVADGDKALAAFREVKPDLVLLDLMLPGRDGIEVCRLIRAESGVPIVMLTAKSDTVDVVVGLESGADDYIVKPFKPKELVARIRARLRRSEEPAPEQLTIGDLVIDVAGHSVKRDGSSIALTPLEFDLLVALARKPWQVFTREVLLEQVWGYRHAADTRLVNVHVQRLRSKVEKDPERPEIVVTVRGVGYKAGPS
- a CDS encoding DUF4350 domain-containing protein, whose translation is MTAAAPRPASPPEPAGGTFRPAATPAAVWRRARGLLLALAVLITAGVVLAALDPGGRHGRLDPRSADPSGTRAVAALLRDRGVSTRIVTTADAAAGAAGPGTTLLVARPDLLGPQARGTIRSAADLSGGRTVLLAPGGTALRDLAPAVHTAGASRTDTPAPDCALPAARTAGRADTGGGLRYTTTAAGAAACYPDGGRPTLLVLPSATAGGDTVVAGSAAFLLNEDLAREGNASLALHLLGSRPELVWYLPSPAELRDGAGGDTALTDLIPAGWHWALLQLLIAAVLAALWRARRLGPLVTERLPVAVRASEATEGRARLYRRAAARERAATVLRAAARERLAALVGVPKSGCHDPAVLVPAVSARASGPDRDAAALLFGLPPATDAALVALADHLDALEREVRSS
- a CDS encoding LpqB family beta-propeller domain-containing protein — translated: MDAEPVGAEPVRAEAGPPAGRGGARTGRRPAAARACALGAGVLLLAGCASMPVSGEIREVRASQGVDSQVRVFGVPPADKAGPTEIVDGFLEAMTSDDPQLQTARKYLTEDAARTWRPSTGVTVLSAGIDRFSLPGDKDGPGPRFKMAGKRLATVDERSAYQPAPEDSRYEETLQLVQENKQWRIQTPPASLVLSESDFQRIYMPVNKYYFAGGTLVADPVYVRQRSDPDSRMDPTTQTVQSLLAGPSKWLGPVVTSSFPTGTELREGTKSLATDGQNVLRVPLNRKVDDVAQPQCQKMATQMLFTVKELAASRLERVELLRSDRSLLCSVTDAGASAIAHRVPSPDYQYYVDAESRFVRMKLDVNSEDQQYRAEPVPGPLSGSPAFKAASAAVSYDEKRAAAVSEDGRGMYLVNLTTAGPMPAPVLTAKGAKPNGLSTPSFDAAGDVWVADQDPQAPALYRVPAGTSVAQKVEVAGLDGRITAVRAAPDGVRLALLVQKGNLKSLYIGRIERPEGGKPAVAAAPPVTVRELRPAAPQMADVTALSWAPRGRLLVVGREKGGVVQARSMLADGSMVAASLPGATGLIAVAAADDDKKPVVAWSEDDGIVWLPPGAQWRTIALGRAPVYPG
- a CDS encoding DUF4129 domain-containing protein, which codes for MASRGDLIAGAAAGETPPVTTPRGPAREAAERELSDPAYHQNDPGLLRRALDAFWEWLGDLFDRAGAAAPGGTAGLAAAAALAVLAAAALWWRLGTPRRTSAGAAALFADGPRSAADHRTAAEAHAAAARWNEAVQERMRAVVRSLEERALLDPRPGRTADEAAAAAAPALPGHADALRAAARTFDDVAYGGRTADAAAYGRLRDLDLALAETRPRLTGGPA
- the mtrB gene encoding MtrAB system histidine kinase MtrB, whose amino-acid sequence is MSGRPRGGSRWGALRGGRLLQDGAPGGPVLRLLVRLVRRPLLPAVRLWRRNIQLRVVAATMLMSLTVVLALGVVVIAQVSTGLLEAKEEAAQSQAAGGFAVAQEKANTPATVDGPDATDNKVGRDASTWMNSLVKQLASGGQTAFEVVALGVGTGAPGGPAAGGVGRPGGPGASGVKGARASGNVDPTASVPPALRHAVNHATGTFKTFSQIKYTAGAGDKDPEPALVVGKRLTDINGDPYDLYYLFPLTQEEESLNLVKSTIATAGLFVVVLLSAIAWLVVRQIVTPVRMAAGIAERLSAGRLQERMKVTGEDDIARLGEAFNKMAQSLQGKIQQLEELSRMQRRFVSDVSHELRTPLTTVRMAADVIHDARVDFDPVTARSAELLAGQLDRFESLLADLLEISRFDAGAAALEAEPIDLRDVVHRVVEGAEPLAEHKGTRIRVLGDTQPVIAEADARRVERVLRNLVVNAVEHGEGRDVVVRLASAGGAVAIAVRDYGVGLKPGEATRVFNRFWRADPARARTTGGTGLGLSIAVEDARLHGGWLQAWGEPGGGSQFRLTLPRTADEPLRGSPIPLEPEDSRANRARAAAGAADRPKGPQAQAPARTDRSAIPPRPPVGGAVPVPADPTALPGSGARVVARPADQAAQEDGAGGR
- a CDS encoding ComF family protein encodes the protein MRAWWRELSGLVLPPCCAGCGAAREVLCAACARALAAGPAGRVVPAGCPPGLPAVYAAAAYGGPVRAVLLAHKERGALPLAGPLGGALAWAVRAALPQSAAGAAPGVVLVPVPSARAQVRARGHDPVRRTALAAAGRLRRAGVAARVAPVLRQVRPVADQAGLGARERRANLAGALGVCRGAGRLAAGARIVLVDDVATTGATLAEAARALAGAGLGEAQGAAVVAAPHGAFVRIPPFAQTDQPLGE